The Gloeocapsa sp. DLM2.Bin57 genome includes a region encoding these proteins:
- a CDS encoding CopG family transcriptional regulator, which yields MARPGGNPDFGTKYKANYGRLYPLSEQVKAQVYPDVKEKLKKLAEEKNCTVPDLVRMAIDSFLSKEEAV from the coding sequence ATGGCACGACCTGGGGGAAATCCTGATTTTGGAACAAAATATAAAGCTAATTACGGACGCTTGTATCCTTTATCAGAACAGGTGAAAGCTCAGGTTTATCCCGATGTCAAAGAAAAGTTAAAAAAATTGGCAGAAGAAAAAAACTGCACCGTCCCCGATTTGGTCAGAATGGCGATCGATTCTTTCCTTTCAAAAGAAGAAGCCGTTTAG
- a CDS encoding phosphoribosyl-ATP pyrophosphatase, protein MAKAYDYWDIVTRENYNPDGTMKESYRNRLIARGCDFFKTLHMEMQKIKEVEEFEKMEEKFKEIGGGQTYSEFLDKSSNKESISQQNRRQQEALREGAEISELPYDIDPDDYYNYYSSYTY, encoded by the coding sequence ATGGCTAAAGCTTATGACTACTGGGATATTGTAACTAGAGAAAATTACAATCCCGATGGAACTATGAAAGAATCTTATCGAAATAGATTAATAGCTCGTGGTTGTGATTTCTTTAAAACCTTGCACATGGAAATGCAAAAAATAAAAGAAGTTGAGGAATTTGAAAAAATGGAGGAAAAGTTTAAAGAGATAGGTGGTGGTCAAACTTACTCAGAATTTCTTGACAAAAGCAGCAACAAAGAATCAATCAGTCAACAGAATCGCAGACAGCAAGAAGCTCTTAGAGAAGGTGCAGAAATATCAGAGCTACCTTATGATATAGACCCTGATGATTACTACAATTATTACAGTAGTTACACATATTAG